In the Periophthalmus magnuspinnatus isolate fPerMag1 chromosome 4, fPerMag1.2.pri, whole genome shotgun sequence genome, one interval contains:
- the acer1 gene encoding alkaline ceramidase 1 — protein MGGMYSVEKMAGVFSYQSSDIDWCEDNFQHSENVAEFFNTVSSFFFFIVAPIMLYLLHPYAKERNLAVHMVWVMMIFVGLFSAYFHMTLSFVGQMLDELSILWVIAVGYSLWFPRKLFPSFIKDRSTFSKLVLVMTVITSLVSFVKPTANAYALNCFGLHFLYTLAIEMRCCTDQRALRLAKLSVGLWVLAISCWVSDRFGCSFWQKMNFCYLHGLWHIFIVIAVAYGSTLIAYLDANNEIPYSLPGLQYWPCDKWPVGLPHIVLKGTPKTRKRC, from the exons ATGGGAG gcatGTACTCGGTTGAGAAAATGGCGGGAGTCTTTTCGTACCAGAGCTCGGACATCGACTGGTGTGAGGACAACTTCCAACACTCAGAGAACGTCGCAGAGTTTTTCAATACG gtgagcagtttcttcttcttcatcgtGGCTCCCATCATGCTCTACCTGCTGCATCCTTACGCCAAAGAGAGGAACCTGGCCGTGCACATGGTCTGGGTCATGATGATATTCGTGG GCCTTTTCTCAGCATATTTCCACATGACCCTGAGTTTTGTGGGTCAAATGCTCGATGAACTGTCCATCCTGTGGGTTATAGCGGTGGGTTACTCTCTCTGGTTTCCTCGTAAGCTCTTCCCATCGTTCATAAAGGACAG gtcGACCTTCTCTAAACTGGTGCTGGTCATGACAGTTATCACGTCATTGGTGTCTTTTGTCAAACCCACGGCCAACGCTTACGCCCTCAACTGCTTCGGTCTGCACTTCCTCTACACTCTGGCCATAGAGATGAGATG CTGCACAGATCAGAGGGCTCTGCGTCTGGCCAAACTCTCCGTGGGACTCTGGGTTTTGGCCATCTCCTGTTGGGTCAGCGACAGATTTGGCTGCAGCTTCTGGCAAAAGATGAACTTCTGTTACTTGCACGGTCTCTG gCACATTTTCATCGTGATCGCTGTGGCCTACGGCAGCACTCTCATAGCGTATCTGGACGCTAACAATGAGATCCCGTACTCTCTGCCCGGGCTGCAGTACTGGCCCTGTGACAAGTGGCCGGTGGGCTTACCTCACATTGTCCTCAAAGGCACCCCAAAAACACGCAAAAGATGTTGA